The proteins below come from a single Pichia kudriavzevii chromosome 2, complete sequence genomic window:
- a CDS encoding uncharacterized protein (PKUD0B05050; similar to Saccharomyces cerevisiae YHR207C (SET5); ancestral locus Anc_4.386) — MFFLFHWTLFLATVEPMHSETVPTTINYNVLGPILRKILSKNSSNHVLRFDTSKNQIKLKNDKSIPGPICLESPFIALPNFDILKLLDKGHCCGYCGEVLKIYDDGKMKDDGKKKNRLKQNSMEKHDRYINGLDCSDCNVKWCDSQCRRLDFRHQLLHHRPTNKTFSHPFTDINGKEIDTFYFENWNALQTELIARGLYMLYNTILCIFQVYFDSSLKETYESLLCIDSKEAQELEAYIKSLLIMDASVDIKKIWEGFNKVFKNYGIDYVDFLRYSIIYHLNNYNGSIYLIFATLTKSAEVDANAKVEYYNGAIQRDYEEFSMVPKTKSRDLHIVKHHITDETKVSQIYTNQKSCRLDKKILEISTIKKTTAQDEIILSKQDYTNPLDLEDDELTFLPDHTSTIPKIVVPISGDTNQKRRPSRVSFTSSGASFGEGIIKYNRNQIREMLESMTETIEKDELEEVIDDDNVSSVGSTVTIVDKEKLVNMVKNLQIAPHATQRRKSVKFDDNVSDI, encoded by the coding sequence atgtTCTTTCTATTTCATTGGACCCTTTTCTTAGCAACCGTTGAGCCAATGCATTCGGAAACCGTCCCAACAACTATAAACTACAATGTTTTGGGGCCCATACTGAGGAAAATATTATCCAAAAATAGTTCGAATCATGTATTACGGTTTGATACTAGTAAAAATCAGATCAAGTTGAAGAACGATAAGTCGATTCCAGGGCCAATTTGTTTGGAGTCTCCATTTATTGCGTTGCCtaattttgatattctGAAGCTATTGGATAAAGGACATTGTTGCGGGTATTGTGGGGAAGTTCTAAAGATTTATGATGATgggaaaatgaaagatGATGGTAAAAAGAAGAATCGTTTGAAACAAAATTCCATGGAAAAGCATGACCGATATATCAATGGGCTAGACTGTTCTGACTGTAATGTTAAATGGTGCGATTCACAGTGTAGGAGGCTGGATTTTAGGCACCAACTTCTCCATCATCGTCCTACAAATAAGACCTTCTCACATCCTTTCACGGATATTAATGGTAAAGAGATTGACACGTTTTATTTTGAGAATTGGAATGCTTTGCAGACAGAATTGATAGCAAGAGGGTTGTACATGCTATacaatactatactatGTATTTTTCAGGTGTATTTTGATAGTAGCTTGAAAGAAACATACGAGTCACTATTATGTATCGATTCTAAAGAAGCACAAGAACTTGAGGCCTACATTAAAAGTCTATTGATAATGGATGCAAGCGTTGATATAAAAAAGATCTGGGAAGGTTTtaataaagttttcaaaaattaTGGCATTGACTATGTCGATTTCCTCAGGTATTCCATCATTTACCACCTCAATAACTATAATGGATCgatatatttgatattCGCCACGTTGACTAAATCCGCTGAGGTTGATGCAAATGCAAAGGTTGAATATTATAATGGAGCCATTCAAAGAGATTATGAAGAGTTTTCAATGGTTCCAAAAACCAAAAGTCGGGATCTTCACATTGTCAAGCACCACATTACCGATGAAACAAAAGTTAGCCAAATTTACACTAATCAGAAGTCGTGTAGGTTAGACAAGAAGATCCTTGAAATCAGTACcatcaagaaaacaacagCCCAGGATGAAATTATATTATCTAAGCAAGACTACACGAATCCGCTTGATTTAGAAGATGATGAGCTTACATTTTTGCCTGACCATACGTCCACCATTCCCAAGATAGTTGTGCCTATATCTGGAGACACTAACCAGAAGCGAAGACCATCAAGGGTCTCATTTACGTCTTCGGGCGCGTCGTTTGGGGAAGGTATAATTAAATACAATAGGAATCAAATCCGAGAAATGCTTGAAAGCATGACAGAAACTATAGAAAAGGATGAATTAGAAGAAGTAATCGACGATGATAACGTTTCATCAGTTGGATCTACAGTCACCATTGTCGACAAGGAGAAGCTTGTCAATATGGTGAAGAACTTGCAAATTGCACCGCACGCAACACAACGCCGGAAAAGCGTTAAGTTTGATGACAACGTTTCTGACATTTAA
- a CDS encoding uncharacterized protein (PKUD0B05060; similar to Saccharomyces cerevisiae YLR240W (VPS34); ancestral locus Anc_8.401), translating to MTGQSSTVVNFALSKDFDEPVRVKLHLLKGVLSSALLEKHHGTLSYHSKHKSYTDVLVKEKLKLLHSETELVVQIHVESGVGKQLCIPVTGGLRGHEEKSICHKVVKEGETTYIDDQLLVFETIDRELLQSDSEISVSSSYFQKQTGLDSQKSPFDEQWIELPIEYSKLPPEATLSFNIFSFNIQNGQRSIFYCGRLPLFESNFTLKSGVCEVTLSDPYPEEELNKRSDQAAANSIPRFRDNKPDWLAKLTASKLEEREEKLSRLDSGFVQKQKLIVELPYTDIPIVFSDIKYVPLNIPTHESSTSVVNYDPTFNRITYSNIGVDDLTKDEHKEYIHRNELFDPDMIRGELMEDPIEKKFRRLERMQHLSPLDKELKPTLRMRETLSKVMKKQFFQKMSAKERNIVWRYRWFILNSIIVGNPGQSNAVINFIKCVDWNNTIEVSEFKKILKSLQESKKLKLNTLGRTYESPIDVLIEKTQIIDCLELLSGNYRTPIVREMAVRRLQNANDTELAMFMVQLVQSIKNEMLVGDSEHAVSDANFGAPRMMPIAEEEMNRVEEEDNYLKITRNAGQNSGYTMGSSDYQFIEYDPVSHSDTSIVEFIDSILFKKNQKQENERSIKIKSKFINFLVERSINNSTLTNYFYWCLKVELEEERLRNKSHLPGDADTSTSSGRNGNSAFSNIYELTMKKFVISLFQSRQGKEKLYQLRRQIELVSKLHQMTLKIKIEHKKETTPRKLELLKEMLAEKHKKTIFGSAYDNRNSFIEESKYETMVDFPKLPLPLDPAIIVNGVYPEDSAVFKSSLNPLKITFKTTTGRKYPIMYKIGDDLRQDQFVTQVITLMENILENENMDLKLNPYKILATGQEEGFIQFIPNNSLSHILAKYNNSILQYLQTFNPDPTAHLGIVPQVMDNYVRSCAGYCVVTYILGVGDRHLENLLLTKDGHFFHADFGYILGQDPKPFPPLMKLPIQIVDGMGGYDDINYKTFCQYCFITYITLRKNASLILNLVQLMINTSIPALRTGIENSESEKMELLWKVEEKFMLDMDDESAVLHFQNLIDSSVNAVLPVVIDRLHNLAQYWRS from the coding sequence ATGACTGGCCAATCATCGACTGTAGTAAATTTTGCACTGTCCAAGGACTTTGATGAACCGGTGAGAGTGAAATTGCATTTGCTGAAAGGGGTATTGTCCTCTGCGCTTCTAGAGAAGCACCATGGAACTCTATCATATCATTCAAAACATAAAAGCTACACTGATGTTTTAGTGAAGGAGAAGCTGAAGCTACTACATTCAGAAACAGAGCTTGTTGTTCAGATACACGTTGAATCAGGAGTAGGGAAGCAACTATGCATCCCTGTAACAGGTGGGCTAAGGGGCCATGAGGAAAAGAGTATATGCCATAAAGTTGTCAAGGAGGGTGAAACAACCTATATCGATGACCAACTACTAGTATTTGAAACAATCGACAGAGAGCTTTTACAAAGTGACTCGGAAATTTCAGTGTCATCTTcttatttccaaaaacaaacaggTTTAGATTCTCAAAAGTCACCTTTCGATGAGCAATGGATAGAACTGCCCATTGAGTATTCTAAATTGCCGCCTGAAGCCACATTAagtttcaatatattttcctttaacATACAGAATGGACAGAGATCTATATTCTACTGTGGTCGTTTACCTTTATTTGAGAGCAACTTTACCTTAAAGAGTGGAGTATGTGAAGTTACACTTTCAGACCCTTATCCAGAAGAGGAACTTAACAAGCGGTCTGATCAAGCTGCTGCAAATAGCATACCTCGTTTTAGAGATAATAAACCCGACTGGTTGGCAAAACTGACTGCGTCTAAACTGGaggaaagagaagagaaatTATCCAGGCTAGATTCTGGGTTCGTGCAAAAGCAAAAATTAATTGTTGAACTTCCTTATACCGATATCCCTATAGTGTTTTCGGATATAAAGTATGTTCCTTTGAATATACCCACCCATGAATCCTCTACTTCCGTAGTCAATTACGACCCGACATTTAATCGCATTACTTACAGCAATATAGGTGTTGATGACTTAACTAAGGATGAACATAAAGAATATATCCATAGAAATGAGCTATTCGATCCAGATATGATTAGAGGGGAACTGATGGAAGATCCAATCGAAAAAAAGTTCAGGCGGTTAGAAAGGATGCAGCATCTTTCACCACTCGATAAAGAGTTAAAACCAACATTACGAATGCGTGAAACCTTATCTAAGGTAATGAAAAAGCAATTCTTTCAGAAAATGTCTGCCAAGGAAAGAAATATAGTCTGGAGGTATAGGTGGTTTATTTTAAACAGCATAATTGTTGGCAACCCTGGACAAAGTAATGCCGTGAtaaattttatcaaatgtGTTGATTGGAATAATACCATTGAGGTGTCAgagtttaaaaaaatattgaagtCACTACAAGAAAGTAAGAAACTGAAGCTTAATACTTTAGGAAGGACATATGAATCACCCATTGATGTTTTAATTGagaaaactcaaatcaTCGATTGTTTGGAATTGCTCAGTGGCAATTATAGAACTCCTATAGTTAGAGAGATGGCTGTTAGACGGCTCCAAAATGCGAATGATACTGAATTGGCGATGTTTATGGTTCAGCTGGTACAAAGCATTAAGAACGAAATGTTGGTAGGAGATTCAGAGCATGCTGTCTCCGACGCTAATTTTGGCGCACCCCGAATGATGCCTATTGcggaagaagaaatgaatCGTGTTGAGGAAGAGGACAATTACTTAAAAATAACTAGAAATGCTGGCCAAAATTCTGGTTATACAATGGGATCTAGTGATTACCAATTTATTGAGTATGATCCCGTTTCCCACTCGGATACTAGTATTGTCGAATTTATTGATAGTATACtgttcaaaaaaaatcaaaaacaggaaaatgaaagaagTATCAAAATAAAGTCGAAGTTCATAAACTTTTTGGTTGAAAGGTCTATTAATAACAGCACTTTAACCAattatttttattggtGTTTGAAAGTGGAGCTTGAGGAAGAACGTCTTCGCAACAAATCGCATCTTCCTGGAGACGCTGATACCAGTACCAGCTCAGGTAGAAATGGCAACTCAGCTTTTAGTAATATCTACGAGCTAACTATGAAAAAATTTGTTATATCTCTGTTTCAGAGTCGACAGGGAAAGGAGAAGTTATACCAGTTGAGAAGACAGATAGAATTGGTAAGTaaacttcatcaaatgactttgaaaatcaaaattgaacataaaaaagaaaccaCACCAAGAAAGCTGGAACTGCTTAAGGAGATGTTAGCTGAGAAACACAAAAAAACTATATTTGGTTCAGCATACGACAATCGAAACTcctttattgaagaatccaaatACGAAACTATGGTGGATTTCCCCAAGCTACCCCTTCCACTTGATCCGGCAATAATAGTAAATGGGGTATACCCGGAGGATTCTGCCGTTTTCAAATCTAGCTTGAACCCTTTGAAAATCACTTTTAAGACTACTACAGGAAGAAAATATCCTATCATGTATAAAATAGGAGATGATTTAAGACAAGATCAATTTGTAACACAGGTAATTACCTTAATGGAAAATATACTAGAGAATGAAAACATGGACTTGAAATTGAATCCATATAAAATTTTAGCTACGGGACAAGAGGAAGGATTTATACAGTTTATTCCAAACAACTCGTTGTCACACATTCTTGCCAAATATAACAATTCAATCCTTCAATATTTGCAGACGTTTAATCCAGATCCAACTGCGCACTTAGGTATTGTTCCTCAGGTGATGGATAATTACGTGAGGTCATGTGCTGGATATTGTGTAGTAACGTACATCTTAGGGGTTGGTGATAGACATTTAGAAAACCTCTTACTAACAAAAGATGGTCATTTCTTTCATGCTGATTTTGGTTATATTCTAGGGCAAGATCCAAAGCCTTTTCCTccgttgatgaaattaccCATACAAATAGTTGATGGAATGGGTGGGTATGATGACATAAATTACAAGACCTTCTGTCAATATTGTTTTATTACATACATTACCCTACGGAAAAATGCGTCTTTGATCCTCAACCTTGTCCAGTTAATGATAAATACTTCAATCCCTGCTCTCCGAACAGGAATAGAAAACAGTGAAAGcgaaaaaatggaattaCTCTGGAAAGTAGAGGAGAAGTTCATGTTAGACATGGATGACGAAAGTGCAgttttgcattttcaaaacctcATTGATAGCAGTGTGAATGCGGTGTTGCCCGTTGTGATTGACAGATTACACAACCTTGCCCAGTACTGGAGGTCTTAG
- a CDS encoding uncharacterized protein (PKUD0B05080; similar to Saccharomyces cerevisiae YDR331W (GPI8); ancestral locus Anc_5.375), with protein MKVLRLFYLIITFLMCTFAHEEVLSNSDSTEREPQQPQHTNNWAVIVSTSRFWFNYRHMANALSLYRTVKRLGIPDSQIILMLSDDIACNPRNAFQGEVFNNADRQLELYGDNVKVDYRGYEVTVENFIRLLTDRWPKEQPRSKRLMTDENSNIFIYLTGHGGDEFLKFQDAEEISSYDIADAIAQMHEMKRYNEIFLMIDTCQANTMYSQIYSPGVIACGSSDLHESSYSHHSDMEIGVAVIDRFTYFTLEFLENVTTTSKATLQDLFDYYTFDKIHSNVGVMTELFNRDPNEVLITDFFANVQKTVIDEPDEDYVYVYDGDINDYPNEGIDSEFETFHHIKNTKQQNKSNNHIIKLNVPKEEHNIISYAITASVIGLFIYGYNSS; from the coding sequence ATGAAAGTACTACGATTATTTTACTTGATAATCACATTCCTGATGTGCACTTTTGCACACGAAGAAGTCCTTAGTAATTCAGATTCCACTGAAAGAGAACCACAACAACCGCAGCATACAAATAATTGGGCGGTAATTGTGTCAACTTCTCGATTTTGGTTCAATTACAGGCACATGGCTAACGCCTTATCACTATATCGTACAGTCAAAAGGTTAGGTATTCCGGATTCTCAGATCATTTTGATGTTAAGTGATGATATTGCATGTAACCCGAGGAATGCCTTTCAAGGCgaagttttcaacaatgcaGACCGACAATTAGAACTATACGGTGACAACGTCAAAGTTGATTACAGAGGATATGAGGTAACTgttgaaaactttattCGTTTATTGACAGATAGATGGCCTAAGGAGCAACCAAGAAGTAAAAGATTAATGACAGATGAAAACTcaaatatatttatatatctTACAGGTCATGGAGGTGATgaattcttgaaatttcagGATGCCGAAGAAATCTCAAGCTATGATATTGCAGACGCAATAGCTCAAATGCATGAAATGAAACGTTAcaatgaaatatttttaatGATTGACACATGTCAGGCAAATACAATGTACTCGCAGATTTATTCTCCAGGTGTCATAGCATGTGGTTCTAGTGATCTTCATGAGTCTTCATATTCCCATCATTCTGATATGGAAATAGGGGTTGCTGTTATTGATCGATTTACCTACTTCACTTTGGAATTTTTGGAGAATGTAACCACAACTTCAAAAGCGACACTTCAAGATTTGTTTGACTACTATACTTTTGATAAGATACATTCGAACGTTGGTGTTATGACTGAGCTTTTCAATAGGGATCCAAATGAAGTACTGATAACGGATTTTTTCGCCAATGTTCAAAAGACTGTTATTGATGAACCTGATGAAGACTATGTCTATGTTTATGATGGCGATATCAATGATTACCCCAACGAAGGAATAGATTCTGAATTTGAAACGTTTCACCATAttaaaaatacaaaacagcaaaataaatcaaacaatCATATCATCAAACTTAATGTTCCTAAAGAAGAACATAATATCATTTCATATGCAATTACTGCTTCAGTCATCGGGTTGTTCATCTATGGATATAATAGTTCCTAA
- a CDS encoding uncharacterized protein (PKUD0B05070; similar to Saccharomyces cerevisiae YDR332W (IRC3); ancestral locus Anc_5.377), translating into MLLHLIRRRCTNSAFLSFRIQKRYAKIEFAFSGVDFNNGQKLRSFSTGAVTKSYHEGTENFESYKDLEKDIDLNNSIALRSYQKECIDTICKTLSNGASKIAVSIATGGGKTVIFCKTIPTLLKIRRYDGDISNGILVLVHRRELAKQTIDTILRMNIVDKDRVFLDMGTSALDPKIFLDNRPFIVVGSVPTLARNDCKRLACYNKSKFKAVIVDECHHAVSKSYLDIFNTMNCSKELHGKPSDHKDGEIGPFLLGFTATLARADKQPLKKAFDEIVFQKGILSLIEENHLCDLEWLRVEIGLNLSKVEVQGGDFNTASLAQHVNTDEVNSIVLKSYIQMKTRFPDNMNSLLAFCVNVKHMQDLSLLFQANGINAQYVSGETKISERDAIIHDFKRGKVPVLFNCGVFTEGTDIPNIDSIFLVRPTKSKPLLIQMIGRGLRLHEGKKKLLVTDFVDNKSLGLTITSTLGGKSEILSLLGGTTGTGFNHRNEMLGGDVDYIKFARFSGKELFDENPDKQNPAYVLMQKMRLLNSKSALGNWIQVKFNTWATPCGYKSYLKIESDQNGKYKAHYCFSKLGFKDSIRLISTTIAEDPNFTDVIDSVKEYVVKHEFINDEMKAISLRESHMKHASITKSQRNFIANTVMDIVEKSQSYAMDMDKFKKVFNEKVESMSRLEASDFIFGFTVGRKQSAMIWIKQNFLRNKNQRALITKETVLQEKQALMDGGWT; encoded by the coding sequence ATGTTACTTCATTTGATAAGGAGAAGATGTACCAATAGTGCTTTTTTAAGCTTTAGAATACAAAAGAGGTATGCCAAAATTGAGTTTGCTTTTTCTGgagttgatttcaataatgGCCAGAAGTTAAGATCTTTCTCTACAGGAGCGGTCACTAAATCCTACCATGAAGGAACGGAGAATTTTGAAAGCTATAAAGACCTAGAGAAAGATATAGACTTAAATAATTCAATTGCCTTAAGATCTTACCAGAAAGAATGTATTGACACCATTTGCAAAACTCTATCAAATGGTGCATCTAAAATAGCGGTTTCAATTGCAACAGGTGGTGGGAAAACTGTGATTTTCTGTAAGACCATACCAACACTGCTTAAGATACGTCGATATGACGGTGATATTTCAAATGGAATTTTAGTCCTGGTACATCGTCGAGAGCTGGCGAAGCAAACTATCGACACAATTCTCAGGATGAATATTGTAGATAAAGATAGAGTATTTCTTGACATGGGTACAAGTGCACTCGATCCAAAGATATTTTTAGATAATCGCCCATTTATCGTGGTAGGAAGTGTGCCGACTCTAGCAAGAAACGACTGCAAAAGATTGGCTTGCTATAACAAAAGTAAGTTCAAGGCTGTCATTGTGGACGAATGTCATCACGCTGTATCTAAAAGTTACCtcgatattttcaacaCGATGAACTGTTCTAAAGAATTACATGGCAAACCATCGGATCACAAAGATGGTGAAATAGGTCCTTTCCTACTGGGGTTTACTGCAACTTTGGCTAGAGCTGACAAACAACCCCTAAAAAAGGCATTCGATGAAAttgttttccaaaaagGCATATTATCATTGATAGAGGAGAACCATCTATGTGACCTTGAATGGCTACGGGTAGAAATCGGACTAAATTTGAGTAAAGTGGAAGTACAAGGGGGCGATTTCAATACTGCCTCATTAGCTCAACATGTTAACACGGACGAGGTCAATAGCATAGTTTTGAAGTCTTACATCCAAATGAAGACCAGATTCCCGGATAATATGAATTCATTGCTTGCATTCTGCGTCAATGTGAAACATATGCAGGATTTGTCCTTACTGTTCCAAGCTAACGGGATAAATGCTCAATATGTGAGTGGTGAAACTAAAATTAGTGAAAGAGATGCAATTATTCATGACTTCAAGCGTGGTAAAGTACCAGTCCTGTTTAATTGTGGTGTTTTCACGGAGGGAACAGATATACCAAACATCGACTCAATATTTTTAGTGAGGCCTACGAAGTCGAAACCATTGCTCATCCAAATGATTGGTAGAGGGTTAAGACTGCATGAggggaaaaagaaacttctTGTTACAgattttgttgataacAAATCGTTGGGATTAAcaataacttcaacttTGGGAGGTAAATCCGAAATACTGTCTCTTTTAGGAGGAACCACTGGTACCGGATTTAACCATAGAAACGAAATGCTAGGCGGTGATGTTGATTACATCAAATTTGCTAGATTTAGCGGAAAAGAGCTGTTTGATGAGAATCCTGACAAACAGAACCCAGCGTATGTTTTAATGCAGAAGATGAGGCTGTTAAACTCTAAATCAGCTCTGGGGAACTGGATTCAAGTAAAGTTCAATACATGGGCGACGCCGTGTGGGTACAAATCATATCTGAAAATTGAGTCTGATCAAAATGGGAAGTATAAAGCTCATTATTGCTTCAGTAAATTAGGtttcaaagattcaattAGATTGATTTCCACTACTATTGCAGAAGATCCAAATTTTACCGATGTTATTGATTCCGTTAAAGAGTATGTGGTAAAGCATGAGTttatcaatgatgaaatgaaAGCTATATCGTTAAGGGAATCTCACATGAAACACGCTTCAATAACCAAATCACAAAGAAATTTCATCGCAAACACAGTAAtggatattgttgaaaaatctcAATCATACGCTATGGATATGGACAAGTTCAAAAAAgtcttcaatgaaaaagtaGAAAGTATGTCCAGACTTGAAGCCTCtgactttatttttggatttaCTGTTGGTCGTAAGCAATCTGCAATGATATGGATCAAACAGAACTTTCtcagaaacaaaaaccaGAGGGCACTAATAACGAAAGAAACTGTGcttcaagagaaacaagcACTTATGGATGGTGGATGGACATAG